The Panicum virgatum strain AP13 chromosome 3N, P.virgatum_v5, whole genome shotgun sequence genome includes the window ATATACACAGGAAGAGATGTTGAATATGAAGCAAAAAACTGAATTAGCAGCTACACTTATGCAGCCAAttaaccaaccaaaacagtaggaccggcaagcataaacatcatccATAAAATGAAGCACAGTGATTATGCAAGAGTCAGCAAAATAATTTGTGCCGTCTTCAGTAGTGACCTTAACTCCATTGTATTGCCGGGAAATTTTGGTGACCCTGGAGATCATCATTCAAGTACAGTAAGCAACTTTGTTTGTCATTGGATGCAGTAAAAGTGGAATGACCAATGGAGTAAAAATGGAACTGGGGTCATTCCTTTCAGACATACAGAATGAAGATTTCAGATGCTTATTCAGTGCAATTATATTTTTGCTAGTGTTCTATTCACCAAACATAATAACCATGGCAAGAGTACACTCCAACAATTTAAGATACGTGAGAGAAACAAACCTTTGATTAAGCCTGATGTCAAGACCTCGAGCAAGAGCCTCAATAACAGGATAATACCCATTTACCATTAGCCCATGACCTCCTGCAGATTGAAAATGAAAGGAAAGGTTAGTCAGACTTAACATGCTGGACCTAACCTGCCCTAAGTTTTATCCTACAGTTAGCTTTTTTTGAAACCTTATCCTACAGTCAGCTAAATGGTTGAGTTTCATTTCACTCGAGGGCATGGCACTAACCTGATCCCATTTTTTGAGAGAGATTTCATCTGCATCTGCAGCAAACCATGCCTCGAGCCGGCAGACACACCATTTCAGGACCTGGTCATCTAGCCCTTCCAGCCTACCAAAGTGGCAACTATGTCAGTCAAGTACTAGCCAAAGAGAAgatttcatgatttatattaaATTTCAACATGGTACAATGACACAGTGATAGAAAAAATTACTTTAGATGGGGGTGCCTCTCAAACACAATAGAAATTGCCTGTAGAAGGGGCACGTCATGTTCCTGTTCATCACGCACTTTCACCGTCTGTAATGCAGGACAGCAGAAAGTGAGCTAAAAATGCTCTTAAAAGAAACACCCAAAGCACTCTACATATGAATGAGTTCACTCTGTACCTCTTCAAGAATTCTTTCAAATGTTTCTCCAACTTTATCAACTGTATCCTTTGGGACCTGATTGCCATCCTTATCAAATAGAGCATAGCTGCAGAGGAATCAATGAAACACATTGAGATGCATGaacatgatcaagatcacagtggaaaatgaatttgagtataTCAGATAATAGGTACCTTTCTAAATCATGATCATACAGAACAGAGTTGTCATCGCTGGTGCGATATAACCTCAGCCCGAGATAGCCGATCAATGGTGCCAGTGAATTCTCATTGCACACACCGTGCAGCCTGAATTTGACAAAGACCAACGAAAAGGTAAGTAATAGCTTACACTAGGGAAATCTTCAGTGGTCGTGCTGAGCAATTCAAGTTAAGGCAAGGCAACTAACCATGAGGCTCCCATATCAATTGTGCATCCAAATGAGTAATGAGTATGAACACGTCCACCAATACGATCTCCGAACTCCAGAACAGTCACCTGATCATGCAGAATCGGAGTCGGTAACATGAACACTCACCACATATGAGCATCACTGACTCACTGTAGATGAAAGTAGGTACATCACTCATCAGTTACCTTAAAAGAAGAATTGGAGAGAGCACGAGCAGCTGCCACGCCCGAGATGCACCGGCGACTGGCATTGGACAAGTTACTAATGCCTCCTGATTGAGCAAGTTATCAGTGACATCATTGAACGCCTTGGACCACCGGCGACTGGCATCCGTGGGGCCTGGCCACGCTGCTTGCTGATCGCCGCATCGATCGCGCGCAAGCCTCGGAGCAGCCCGCCTCGGGGCAAAGCTGGACGTCGTCGTCCCCCCGCGCCCTGTGCCGGCCGATGCCGCCATGTACTACTGCAGGATGTACTGCACCGACGAGGTCTCCTGCAACGACTAACACCATATCGAGCGCGGTCGCCGGCGTTAGAACAGAACACGAAATTGCTGCCGCATTTGCCAAGGCGAAGCTCGCGAACAGAGGAGACCGAGATACGACTGACAATGGGGGCGCCATGGACGGAGAGATGCGGCAGCGGCTCCGTGGCGGAGGCCGAGACGGAAGCGAGCGCCGCGCCCATGatgtcgaggaggaggcggagcggcggaACGACTCGTCGCCGGCCATCAGCGGGGTGCAGTATAGGTGGCCGCGGACCCACTGTTTGAACCCATCCCGTCGTCCGGACTCCTCGCCAGACGCGTCGCCCCTCGGCCACCTCCGGGGTCCTCTATGAGCGGCGCCAGAGCCTCGCCGCCTGGGCAGAGGCTGCCGGAGTGGGCCCTCCCTTGCGACGAGGGTGCAGACGAAGACGATGAAAATGAGGGTGAAGCAGAAGCCCGCGAGTGCAAGTGCCATGCTCGACGACACGCCGGAGCCCATGGCGGCAGCCTCCACCTCAGCACCCCTCATTTCCCCACGCCGGCACCAGATCTACCATCGGGGTCGCCGGATCTAGCCCCTATGCCACTGGATCTGCACGGCGCAGCGCCGGCTCGTGGCCATAGTCTGCGCTGTCCCCGACACCGCCAAGGGCCCCACCTCCATCCGCAACGGCCCCCTCTCCACCTGGATCCACGCGCTCCGTGCGCGAGGCGCTGCGCGGGCAGgctgcgacgccgccgccgtcgcgagtTCCGCCAGGCCCTTCCTCGCGGGCCTCATGGCGCCGCTCGTGTGCAGCGCGAACGCGAACCGGCTCACGGACGCCGTCGAGGAGCGCGAGCGCCTCGCGGGTCCCCCTTGACACCACCCGAACTTGGACGCACGCAACACcgccaatgggttggatcgggacCTGCCATCACCGGATCCGGCTCGGGTGGTAGTGGATCTAGCCCCCGGCGGCACCGCCATGGCCGTTGCGGGCTCCGGCAGCGAATCGGTGgtgagtggagagagaaaggagagcGAAGAGAGAGGTGACATGTTCAAATGATTTTGAATCGCAACGTGAGATGGGGATTGGTGTTATATTATGTACACCGGCTGTACCTGTACACGTATAATACACATGATATGACAGCCCCAGCAGAGTCTGCCTTACCACTGACAAATGCACAAATCTCCAAGTACATATCAAGAGTACAAATAACAGGTACCCGACTACCCTGCTCCTATAAATCTTCATTCCTTGTTGCATTGCAGAGTAGCAAGTGTTGTCAGGGTATCCAACACCTCTACCCCGGACATTCCTTTCCTTTCGTACAAAGTCCTGTCATTTCGACCAAATGCCATGACACGAAACCAGGCGCACGCAAAACCATTCCTCATCCAATCCAATTCATGGCAGGCTGGCAGCGCTCTGCACGGCCGTGACTCCACTGCAGGATCCTGGGGGAAgttaagaaggaaaaaaaaagcaggCGATCGTGACCCTCCAACCGCTGTACCGGAATTGAAAGAGCCAAGGATCGATCTCTTTTCAGCAGCCCGGACCCGGACCCGGACCCGGAGCAAAGCTGATCGCGACGGCGTCTGTGGCTGCATCTCATTGCACCCGTCAGGCAGGATGCGGGGAACAAGAAGCTGCCCCTTCCGAGTTCTTCCAACACGCCACAACCACCTGAGAACGCTGATTTGATGAGCCATTAGCCCATAATTCAGTTAAGTCACACAAACAACGCAAACAATCGACTCGTCAGACTGACAATAACCATCTACGATAACCGAAAGAGAAGAGATTCAGCTGGCAAGCGTACGAGGCACCAGCAAGAAGTTAAGCTGGGAGTGTTGGATCAGTCCACTTTACGTGATGATCAAACCAAACAGCCTAGCATCCAAGGACACGAGTAGCTGTTCTCCCGTTTCATGCTGCCACAGTGCTCTGCTCCCAGTACATGTGGCGGCTGATGACACGAGGGCCTGCCGCCTGCCCTAGCTCATCTGATCGTCGCACACCGGGCAAGGGCATTACTCGGCCATGTTCTCGCCCCCAGAGCACATTGAATTCACTACTTAAGAAGCCACCATGAGGTGGCCCAGATTCTCAATCAGGGAGCCTTCTTAAATTGCAGCATGTGACCTTGCCAGACGATGAATTGAACGTTCGACAGTGAAAGTACGGGCACTTGGCGTGGTTTTGAgttaggccccgtttagttcccaaattttttccaacaaaccgtcacatcgaatctttccaaaatataattaaaaaataactaattacacaatttaactGATTAGtacaagatgaatcttttaagcctaattaatttatgattggatattatttatcaagtaataACGAAACGTGCTACATTAATTTTTCGCgaacttttcgcgaactaaacagacCCTTATTTATATTCGAAATAAGATCAAGCAAGCTACTGCAAAAAAGTTCCATGAAATGATCAagctttttgaaaaaaaatatatatatatatattcatggaTGTTCAAGCAAGCTACTGAAAACATGGCACGGATGAAGATACTAGAGCGATCGTGGTCACTCAACTCTCTAACATTAGCACTGCAGATTCCAGATGCCAGTTCTTGACCATCAACACTAGCAGAATGCGCCTACCGGAATGCACACCTGATCTGACGGAGTGGCAACTTGCAGCAAGTGCAAAATGATCGTCACCCAACTCGCTGACCTTTGCCATGCGTATGACACGAGTGAACTTGAGTGCGGAGAGGACAGGGGCGTGATAAGCTAGTAAGGCCATTCATTTGGGTGTTACTGCTACCCCCAAGGTCCTATACAAAAGTGTGCGCCCAGTTCTTCAGCCTTCACATATCCAGTGCCTGAAAAGGGTTGTGGATTGCCGATCAGATTGTGTGCGACAAACAAATCTGTAGCGCAGCCAGAGTATAATATGATATCATGACAACTAAGctaaagaaaacaaaaaggaatGCAAGCGGACTATATCCAGCGACAGTAGCAGTTACGACCAAATTGTTTGCCATGGATTCCTTAGGAACCACAACCAAAGACACAGGGAAAACTGATAAGCGAAGCGTACCGGGGAGGCCCGCATCCACCTTCCACCCATCCAGTCGCAGTGAAACCTCAGCTGTCCGTGCTCGAATTCCTTCTCTTCCTTAAAAGGCCTGAAGTAGACCATGTACTTCTGGTTGCTGATAACCTTGGATACCACACCAACCCACCATCCATCGTTGCAGAAGGCATCAACCTCGTCAAGTAACTTGAATCCGTCAACAACAGGGATATGTGGAGGGGAAGGTCTAATGTGCCGTGCTTCTACAGCTTCTGTCAAGGGTTTGGTCCCGTCATCGGCCTTCAGTGCAGCATATTCCACCAGAAACTTGCTGCCAGCAGATTTAAGAACAGTTGCCTCAAACCAAACTCCTTGATAACCTTCCTCATCGCTGCTGACTTCAACCTTGACGCCATGTGTAAATTTTGGTTTGAGTGCATTCtggaagagacaatcaaaggcATAAAAGAGCAAATTGGTTAGTTAGGCACATGGTTTGAGTGCATTCtggaagagacaatcaaaggcATAAAAGAGCAAATTGGTTAGTTAGGCACATTATTAGCAGTTAAAAAGGAATTAAACTGTGCATCATCCCTATTATGATCTTGTAATTAATCTTGTAGTTTCAGAACATACAGGAAAGCGAAAATACTTTCTAGATTACAACTAACCTAAGAGGAACATCCTTACCATAACTTTGATCGACACTTCGAACAGGATAAAAGAAGAGAACAAGCACCATGTAAATTTTGCTTTAAATACATTCTAAAAAAGGCATAAATAGTACATCATGAAAATTTGGTTAGGTACATTAGCAATTATAAGGCATAATAAAAAGTAGCACATGGATAAACAGCTATTGCTATGTGCTTCTCCCACACATCAGAATGAGCATGACAATctttgttagagtatattaggcaacttcggatatggttagtttcggattgattgtaatctcgagataaccttccttatcccGGGATAACCTAAgaggagaggctacttgccctccaagccactccaagtcatgtactcctatatattcgccttagaggctcaatgcaatacatcccaCGCAATCCTTATTGattacatggtatcacgagactAGGTTATAAACCCTAGGCCTCCGCTTCCGCTTCCGCTTCCGCTTCCGCTGCCGCACGCCGCCCCCGGGGAAAAGGCATGCCAGGGTAATATAGCTGAGAGTTTGTAGGCAGCTTATGAAAGGCACATACAACCTCAAGCAAACAACTGTCTTAATTGGTGGCAGCAACCAGCCCCAGATATACAGCATACAATGTGGTCCGCATTCAAACCAATAACACTCGAGACAATGCAGAAGATGTGAAcctgtaggagagaataatggcttgtattcctccaaaccctagaagggtggaatatatagttcctatacatgggcctctatacatgggctcaatatacaccaacccccccccccccccccccccgcgcagtctgaactaccggcgcagcggtgttcaagactggacaacaagaagtGCAAGTCAATCTCTACGTgtttcgtccgctgatgctggacgaggttggtggagagatacatgccgctgacgttgtcgcagtagacgagcgtgctcttggcgagcgggctgtggagctccgccaagagttatcgtagccaggacgcctccgccacgccgttagcgacagcacggtactccgcctcggcactggagcgggagacaaccggctgccgcttggacgactaggagaccaggttgccgccgagaaagacggcgtagccggaagtggatcgacgagtgtccggacagccagcccaaTCAGCGTCGTTGTAGACAACCaactcagcagaggacgagcgatGAAGAACTAgaccgaggtccacagtgccacggacgtagcggaggagacgcttcagcgcagcaaggtgtgactctcggggatcatgcatatggagacagacctgctgaaccgcGTAGGTGAGGttcggcctggtgaaggtgaggtactgcaaagcgccggccagactccggtagccAGTAGGATTAGCCACCGgagcacccagatcagcagacagcttcgcctgagtgtcgacatgagtggagcagggcttgcaatcagtcatcccaacCCGCCCCAGAATatcaagtgcgtactgccgctggtgaaggagaagaccagacgggcgaggctcaacagtgacgcccaagaaatagtggagctgacccagatccttcatagcaaactcctgctgcagagaggagatgtcACTCTGAAGCAAtcgctgactggaggctgtgagcacaatgttatcgacatatagcagcagataggcagtctcatccccacggcggtagatgaagagagacgtgtcagacttggcctagACTTGGCCTCgatgaaccccaatgtcagcaaaaACGTGGCAatccgagagtaccaagcccgaggagcctgcttcagaccataaagAGACTTGTTGaaccggcagaccatatccggacgactcgagtccacaaatcccgctggctgagagcagtagacagtctctgacagagtgccgcgaagaaaggcattcttcacgtccagctggtgcacagacCAAGAGCGCGAGTGCAAATGAGAGGACCGTgtgcaccgtagcgggcttcacgactggactgaaggtctcgtcatagtccacaccaggccgctgtgtgaacccccggagaacccagctaGCCTTGtatcgctccagtgtgccatcagcccgacgcttatgcgtccagatccacttgccagtcaccacattgcaaccagacggacgcggcacgaggtcccacgtctggttgggaagaagagccgcgtactcctcttccatcgcgcgacgccagtgaggatctgcTAAGgcatcgcggacagaggagggtaccggagagacccgcggctcgccctctgtggcggagagagtcgcggcctgagacgccatccgccgagtcaccatgggatggatatgccgaggatcccgatggatgactggtgggtggtacaccgccggctccggtgtagaaggcggcggcgacggctccggtgtaggcgccgcaggagcctccgggcctggaggtggcgccggtgtcggcgccgaacgacgccggcacacctgcaccggctgagcgtaccgcggcggcgccagtgtcggcgccgagcgacgccggtacacctgcaccggctgagcgtaccgcgcaggtgcagggagaggcaccggggccgctcgtggcgcagcagggatcaccggaagcggcgccggtgtgccgggaaaacctgcagggaaaggacggacaggaaaaggtggctgaaccaccgggtcagtcggaaacagagactccagctcagggtcaggagaaggtgtggcggaggggaaatccgactcgtcaaagacgacgtgtcgggagatcaggacgcggcgagaggtgaggtcaaatcatcggtaccccttgtggtcagggaagtaaccaagaaacacacaacgagtcgagcggggcgccagcttgtgaggagtagtggcggaggtgttagggtaacacgcacacccgaagacccgaaggtggtcgtagcgaggggtaccgaaaagagcgtggtgtggagtgggagcaggagaagcagtggacggaagacggttgagcaagtaggtggcggtgtggaggctctcagcccagaaacgcgggggcagagaggcctggatcagaagggttcGCACGACGttgttcgtcgtgcgaatcatccgcttagccttgccgttctgaggagaggtatacggataagacatacgcagctgaacaccccgagagaggaagaaagaacgggaggtggagttgtcgaactcccgcccgttgtcacactggacggccttaacggtgaggccgaactgagtggacacccagacaaagaagtggaggagggtggaaaaggtctcagacttggcacgaaaaggaaacgtccaagagtagtgcgagaaatcatcgaccaccaccagatagtacttataacCAAAAAGACTaagtacaggagaggtccacaggtcacagtgaacaagatcaaatgcATGCATCgcatgagaagaagaaaaagggagccgaacatgacgaccgagctggcaggcatggcagaggggctcagcaggagccttagtaccaggaacatcggtactacgactgagctgagccagaacgtcgcggccaggctgaccaagacggcggtgtcaggtggtggaagacggcgtcgcggcaaaagcggcagaccaagacagccagggcgaagaagaaggcgagagtggtgcagcggaagaaggcgggcaaagggtgtaaaggggtcccgtgctgtcacaccggagtagcggacgccgggaggccgaatcctttatag containing:
- the LOC120664164 gene encoding polyamine oxidase 4-like, coding for MGASWLHGVCNENSLAPLIGYLGLRLYRTSDDNSVLYDHDLESYALFDKDGNQVPKDTVDKVGETFERILEETVKVRDEQEHDVPLLQAISIVFERHPHLKLEGLDDQVLKWCVCRLEAWFAADADEISLKKWDQEVMG